The following proteins are co-located in the Bosea sp. AS-1 genome:
- the nuoI gene encoding NADH-quinone oxidoreductase subunit NuoI: protein MSLAQAARGLLLKEFVGAIGLSMRYFFKPKATLNYPFEKGQLSPRFRGEHALRRYPNGEERCIACKLCEAICPAQAITIEAGPRRNDGTRRTTRYDIDMTKCIYCGFCQEACPVDAIVEGPNFEFATETREELFYDKDKLLANGARWEREIARNIAMDAPYR, encoded by the coding sequence ATGTCACTCGCGCAAGCCGCAAGAGGCCTGCTGCTGAAGGAGTTCGTCGGGGCGATCGGCCTCTCGATGCGCTACTTCTTCAAGCCGAAGGCGACGCTGAACTATCCGTTCGAGAAGGGCCAGCTTTCGCCGCGCTTCCGCGGGGAGCACGCGCTGCGCCGCTACCCGAACGGCGAGGAGCGCTGCATCGCGTGCAAGCTCTGCGAGGCGATCTGCCCGGCGCAGGCCATCACCATCGAGGCCGGCCCGCGCCGCAACGACGGTACGCGCCGTACCACCCGTTACGACATCGACATGACGAAGTGCATCTACTGCGGCTTCTGCCAGGAAGCCTGCCCGGTCGATGCCATCGTGGAAGGACCGAATTTCGAGTTCGCGACCGAGACCCGCGAGGAGCTGTTCTACGACAAGGACAAGCTGCTCGCGAACGGCGCGCGCTGGGAACGCGAGATCGCGCGCAACATCGCGATGGACGCGCCCTATCGGTGA
- a CDS encoding NADH-quinone oxidoreductase subunit J, with protein MNAAAAFFYLFAGVTVASAFMVVTSRNPVHSVLYLILAFVNAAGLFMLLGAEFLAMLLVVVYVGAVAVLFLFVVMMLDVDFAEFRQGFLNYLPIGALIGFIFAVELLMVVGAWVIDPQLVKAPVAAIPAGMSNTEALGRVLYTQYIYYFQAAGLVLLVAMIGAIVLTLRERKGIKRQDVPTQNARTKEAAMAVKQVPSRAGVPEEMA; from the coding sequence ATGAATGCCGCAGCGGCTTTCTTCTATCTCTTCGCAGGGGTGACCGTGGCATCCGCCTTCATGGTGGTGACCTCGCGCAACCCCGTGCATTCGGTGCTCTACCTGATCCTGGCCTTCGTCAACGCGGCCGGGCTGTTCATGCTGCTGGGCGCCGAGTTCCTGGCGATGCTGCTGGTCGTCGTCTATGTCGGCGCGGTGGCGGTGCTCTTCCTCTTTGTGGTGATGATGCTCGACGTCGACTTCGCCGAGTTCCGCCAGGGCTTCCTCAATTATCTGCCGATCGGCGCGCTGATCGGCTTCATCTTCGCCGTCGAGCTTCTGATGGTCGTCGGCGCCTGGGTCATCGACCCGCAACTGGTCAAGGCGCCGGTCGCCGCGATCCCGGCGGGCATGTCGAACACCGAGGCGCTCGGCCGCGTGCTCTACACGCAGTACATCTACTATTTCCAGGCGGCGGGCCTCGTGCTGCTCGTCGCGATGATCGGCGCGATCGTGCTGACGCTGCGCGAGCGGAAAGGCATCAAGCGCCAGGACGTTCCGACCCAGAACGCCCGCACCAAGGAGGCCGCCATGGCGGTCAAGCAGGTGCCCTCGCGCGCCGGTGTTCCCGAGGAGATGGCATGA
- the nuoK gene encoding NADH-quinone oxidoreductase subunit NuoK has translation MMIGLGHYLAVGAILFTLGVLGIFINRKNVIVILMSLELILLSANINFVAFSSYLGDILGQVFALFVLTVAAAEAAIGLAILVVYFRNRGSIAVEDINMMKG, from the coding sequence ATGATGATCGGACTGGGCCACTATCTCGCCGTTGGCGCTATCCTGTTCACGCTCGGCGTGCTCGGCATCTTCATCAACCGCAAGAACGTCATCGTCATCCTGATGTCGCTCGAGCTCATCCTGCTCTCGGCGAACATCAACTTCGTCGCCTTCTCGAGCTATCTGGGCGACATCCTCGGCCAGGTCTTCGCCCTGTTCGTGCTGACGGTGGCTGCGGCCGAGGCCGCGATCGGCCTCGCCATTCTCGTCGTCTACTTCCGCAACCGCGGCTCGATCGCGGTGGAAGACATCAACATGATGAAAGGCTGA
- the nuoL gene encoding NADH-quinone oxidoreductase subunit L: MYHAIVFLPLIGFLIAGLFGRLIGARGSEIVTTSLLIVAAILSWVAFAQVGFGGATTRIQVASWISSGELQVDWAFRIDTLTAVMLVVVNTVSSLVHLYSIGYMHEDPHRPRFFAYLSLFTFAMLMLVTADNLVQMFFGWEGVGLASYLLIGFWYQKPSANAAAMKAFIVNRVGDFGFLLGIFLIFVLFGAVTFDSIFPRVGEMVGKPFHFLGYDWNALTLTCLLLFMGAMGKSAQFLLHTWLPDAMEGPTPVSALIHAATMVTAGVFMVARLSPVFEYAPVALTVVVVIGATTAFFAATVGLVQNDIKRVIAYSTCSQLGYMFVALGVGNYGAGIFHLFTHAFFKALLFLGAGSVIHAMHHEQDMRHMGGLRKYIPFTAATMTIGTLALTGFPGFAGYFSKDAIIESAYASVERGGFASSYAFVLLVVAACMTSFYSWRLYFMTFEGKPRWGHEAHGHDDHAHAAHGHDDHAHGHDDHGHGHDHTPHESPWVMLLPLALLSIGAIFAGYAFKEYFVGHDFEHFWKSALFMGKDNHILHAMHEVPKWVVWSPFVAMVIGFVLAYWMYVRRPDIPGRLAAANPALYQFLLNKWYFDEIYDFLFVRPAKWLGRFLWKKGDGFVIDGFGPDGVSARVVDVTNRVVRLQTGYLYHYAFAMLIGVAGLVTWYLLTRG; the protein is encoded by the coding sequence ATGTATCACGCGATCGTCTTCCTCCCTCTCATCGGCTTCCTGATCGCCGGCCTGTTCGGCCGGCTGATCGGCGCGCGCGGCTCCGAGATCGTCACGACCTCGCTGCTGATCGTCGCCGCGATCCTGTCCTGGGTCGCCTTCGCCCAGGTCGGCTTCGGCGGTGCCACCACGCGCATCCAGGTCGCGAGCTGGATCTCTTCCGGCGAATTGCAGGTCGACTGGGCCTTCCGTATCGACACGCTGACCGCCGTGATGCTGGTCGTGGTCAACACCGTGTCGTCGCTCGTGCACCTGTACTCGATCGGCTACATGCACGAGGATCCGCACCGTCCGCGCTTTTTCGCCTATCTGTCGCTCTTCACCTTCGCCATGCTGATGCTGGTGACGGCCGACAACCTCGTCCAGATGTTCTTCGGCTGGGAAGGCGTCGGTCTCGCCTCCTACCTGCTGATCGGCTTCTGGTACCAGAAGCCCTCGGCCAATGCCGCGGCGATGAAGGCCTTCATCGTCAACCGCGTCGGCGATTTCGGCTTCCTGCTCGGCATCTTCCTGATCTTCGTGCTCTTCGGCGCGGTCACCTTCGACTCGATCTTCCCGCGCGTCGGCGAGATGGTCGGCAAGCCCTTCCATTTCCTCGGCTATGACTGGAACGCGCTGACGCTGACCTGCCTGCTGCTCTTCATGGGCGCCATGGGCAAGTCGGCGCAGTTCCTGCTGCACACCTGGCTGCCGGACGCGATGGAAGGCCCGACCCCGGTCTCGGCCCTCATCCATGCCGCGACCATGGTCACGGCCGGCGTCTTCATGGTCGCGCGTCTTTCGCCGGTCTTCGAATACGCTCCCGTTGCGCTGACCGTCGTCGTCGTCATCGGCGCCACCACGGCTTTCTTCGCCGCGACGGTCGGCCTCGTGCAGAACGACATCAAGCGCGTCATCGCCTATTCGACCTGCTCGCAGCTCGGCTACATGTTCGTCGCGCTCGGCGTCGGCAATTACGGCGCCGGCATCTTCCACCTGTTCACTCACGCCTTCTTCAAGGCGCTGTTGTTCCTCGGCGCCGGCTCGGTCATCCATGCGATGCACCACGAGCAGGACATGCGCCACATGGGTGGCCTGCGGAAGTATATCCCCTTCACCGCCGCGACGATGACGATCGGCACGCTGGCGCTGACGGGCTTCCCGGGCTTTGCGGGCTACTTCTCCAAGGATGCGATCATCGAGAGCGCCTATGCCTCGGTGGAGCGCGGCGGCTTCGCCTCGTCCTATGCCTTCGTGCTGCTGGTCGTCGCGGCCTGCATGACCTCCTTCTATTCCTGGCGGCTCTATTTCATGACCTTCGAAGGCAAGCCGCGCTGGGGTCATGAGGCGCATGGTCATGACGATCACGCTCATGCCGCGCATGGGCACGACGACCATGCGCACGGGCATGACGATCATGGCCATGGCCATGATCATACGCCGCATGAGAGCCCCTGGGTGATGCTGCTGCCGCTTGCCCTGCTCTCGATCGGCGCGATCTTCGCCGGCTACGCCTTCAAGGAATACTTCGTCGGCCACGACTTCGAGCATTTCTGGAAGTCGGCGCTGTTCATGGGCAAGGACAACCACATCCTGCACGCGATGCACGAAGTCCCGAAATGGGTGGTCTGGTCGCCCTTCGTGGCGATGGTGATCGGCTTCGTGCTGGCCTACTGGATGTATGTCCGCCGGCCGGACATCCCGGGCAGGCTCGCCGCGGCGAACCCGGCGCTCTACCAGTTCCTGCTCAACAAGTGGTACTTCGACGAGATCTACGACTTCCTGTTCGTGCGTCCGGCGAAGTGGCTTGGTCGCTTCCTCTGGAAGAAGGGCGACGGTTTCGTCATCGACGGCTTCGGCCCGGACGGCGTCTCGGCCCGCGTGGTCGACGTGACCAACCGCGTCGTCAGGCTGCAGACCGGCTATCTCTATCACTATGCCTTCGCCATGCTGATCGGTGTCGCCGGGCTGGTGACCTGGTATCTCCTGACCCGCGGGTGA
- the nuoH gene encoding NADH-quinone oxidoreductase subunit NuoH, whose product MNWDLVLDIAIILGKSLLLLVCLLVFIAYILLADRKVWAAVQLRRGPNVVGPWGLFQSFADLIKFALKEPIIPAGANKGIFLLAPFISCLLALGAWAVIPVAEGWAIADINVGILYVLAISSLGVYGIIMAGWASNSKYPFMSALRSAAQMVSYEVSIGFVIITVLLCVGSLNLSAVVEAQQNRGLAHALGVPWLSILNWYFIPLFPMFVVFFVSALAETNRPPFDLAEAESELVAGFMVEYSSTPYLLFMLGEYVAIMTMCSLTTILFLGGWAPPIALAPFTWLPGVFWFALKVCLVFFMFALVKAFVPRYRYDQLMRLGWKVFLPLSIASVVIVALVLQVMGWGPAAG is encoded by the coding sequence ATGAACTGGGACCTCGTCCTCGATATCGCGATCATCCTCGGCAAAAGCCTGCTGCTGCTGGTCTGCCTGCTGGTCTTCATCGCCTATATCCTGCTGGCCGACCGCAAGGTCTGGGCAGCTGTGCAGCTGCGCCGCGGTCCGAACGTCGTCGGCCCCTGGGGTTTGTTCCAGAGCTTCGCGGACCTGATCAAGTTCGCCCTCAAGGAGCCGATCATTCCGGCCGGCGCCAACAAGGGCATCTTCCTGTTGGCGCCGTTCATCTCCTGCCTGCTGGCGCTCGGCGCCTGGGCGGTGATCCCCGTGGCGGAGGGCTGGGCGATCGCCGACATCAATGTCGGCATCCTCTACGTGCTCGCGATCTCCTCGCTCGGCGTCTACGGCATCATCATGGCCGGCTGGGCCTCGAACTCGAAGTATCCGTTCATGAGCGCCCTACGCTCGGCGGCGCAGATGGTGTCCTACGAAGTCTCGATCGGCTTCGTCATCATCACGGTGCTGCTCTGCGTCGGCTCGCTGAACCTCTCGGCTGTGGTCGAGGCACAGCAGAATCGCGGGTTGGCGCATGCGCTCGGCGTGCCGTGGCTCTCGATCCTGAACTGGTATTTCATTCCGCTCTTCCCGATGTTCGTCGTCTTCTTCGTCTCGGCGCTGGCCGAGACGAACCGGCCGCCCTTCGACCTAGCCGAGGCGGAATCGGAGCTCGTGGCGGGCTTCATGGTCGAATATTCCTCGACGCCGTACCTGCTGTTCATGCTCGGCGAATACGTGGCGATCATGACCATGTGCTCGCTGACGACGATCCTGTTCCTCGGCGGCTGGGCGCCCCCGATTGCGCTTGCGCCCTTCACCTGGCTGCCCGGCGTGTTCTGGTTCGCGCTCAAGGTCTGCCTGGTGTTCTTCATGTTCGCGCTGGTGAAGGCCTTCGTGCCGCGCTACCGCTACGACCAGCTGATGCGCCTGGGCTGGAAGGTCTTCCTGCCGCTGTCGATCGCGAGCGTCGTCATCGTGGCGTTGGTTCTGCAGGTGATGGGCTGGGGGCCGGCCGCGGGATGA